The proteins below come from a single Tissierella sp. MB52-C2 genomic window:
- the ftsH gene encoding ATP-dependent zinc metalloprotease FtsH — MNAKKNPKKPLIYYYTIAMIVLMLLNTFVFPSLLKQQITEVDYGTFLKQIESGNIKEVEVQQNQIAFIAPDDKGKDSVFITGKMDDPDLVNRLNKLKKHKEIEFSGSIPKERSPITNFLLTWIFPILLFIGVGQLFSRNLQGRMGGNSMTFGKSNAKVYVKAQTGKTFADVAGQNEAKEALTEIVDFLHNPDKYKEIGALLPKGALLVGPPGTGKTLLAQAVAGEANVPFFSISGSEFVEMFVGMGAARVRDLFKQAQEKAPCIVFIDEIDAIGKKRDNSGMGGNDEREQTLNQLLTEMDGFDGSKGLVILAATNRPETLDKALLRPGRFDRRIPAELPDLKGREDILKVHAKKIKTENNIDYNAIARATSGASGAELANITNEAALRAVKCKRTKVNQSDFEESVETVIAGYQRKGAVISTKEKLIVSYHEIGHALVAAKQKNSAPVHKITIIPRTSGALGYTMQVEEGERFLMSKEEMFNKIVTLTGGRAAEEIIFNSITTGASNDIEQATKIARAMVTRYGMSDTFDMMALETVSNQYLGGDTSLACSAEMSSKIDEEVLQIIKKAHQSAKDILNENISKLHELSEFLLENETITGEEFMEVLESPEKQFNN, encoded by the coding sequence ATGAATGCAAAAAAAAATCCTAAAAAACCGTTAATTTATTATTATACCATTGCGATGATAGTATTGATGCTTCTAAATACTTTTGTATTTCCATCATTATTAAAGCAGCAAATAACTGAAGTTGATTATGGAACATTTTTAAAGCAGATAGAATCTGGAAATATTAAAGAAGTTGAGGTCCAACAAAATCAAATTGCCTTTATTGCACCTGATGATAAAGGAAAAGATAGTGTATTTATAACTGGTAAAATGGATGATCCTGATTTAGTAAATCGTTTGAATAAGCTTAAAAAGCATAAAGAAATTGAATTCTCAGGGTCAATTCCAAAGGAAAGATCTCCTATCACTAATTTTTTATTAACATGGATTTTTCCAATATTATTATTTATAGGAGTCGGACAACTATTTTCCCGTAATCTACAAGGCAGAATGGGCGGTAATTCCATGACCTTTGGGAAAAGTAATGCCAAGGTATATGTAAAGGCTCAGACTGGAAAAACTTTTGCTGATGTGGCAGGTCAAAATGAAGCAAAAGAAGCACTTACAGAAATTGTTGATTTTCTTCATAATCCAGATAAATATAAGGAAATCGGTGCTCTGCTTCCAAAAGGTGCTCTACTGGTGGGACCTCCTGGAACTGGTAAAACCTTACTGGCTCAGGCTGTTGCTGGTGAAGCTAATGTTCCCTTCTTCTCCATATCTGGTTCCGAATTTGTTGAAATGTTTGTGGGAATGGGTGCTGCTCGCGTACGTGATTTATTTAAACAAGCCCAGGAAAAAGCTCCTTGTATAGTATTTATTGATGAAATTGATGCTATTGGTAAAAAGCGTGATAACTCTGGTATGGGTGGTAACGATGAACGTGAACAAACCCTTAATCAATTGCTTACTGAAATGGATGGATTTGATGGTAGTAAAGGTCTTGTCATCCTTGCGGCGACCAACAGACCAGAAACTTTAGATAAAGCACTTCTACGTCCTGGAAGATTTGACAGACGTATTCCAGCGGAGCTTCCAGATTTAAAAGGCCGTGAAGATATTCTTAAAGTCCATGCTAAGAAAATTAAGACAGAAAATAATATTGATTATAATGCAATTGCTAGAGCCACTTCTGGTGCCTCAGGTGCAGAGCTTGCAAATATTACAAATGAAGCAGCACTACGTGCAGTGAAATGTAAACGTACTAAGGTAAATCAATCTGACTTTGAGGAATCAGTTGAGACAGTCATAGCAGGATATCAGCGTAAAGGTGCAGTAATATCTACTAAAGAAAAATTAATCGTTTCTTATCACGAAATTGGACATGCTTTAGTTGCGGCAAAACAAAAAAATTCTGCCCCTGTTCATAAAATCACCATTATTCCAAGGACTTCTGGTGCATTGGGATATACTATGCAAGTAGAAGAGGGAGAACGCTTTTTAATGTCTAAGGAAGAAATGTTTAATAAAATAGTCACTTTAACTGGTGGCCGTGCAGCTGAAGAAATTATCTTCAATTCAATCACTACTGGTGCTTCTAATGATATTGAACAAGCCACTAAAATAGCAAGAGCTATGGTAACTCGCTATGGTATGAGTGACACTTTTGATATGATGGCTTTAGAAACAGTATCTAACCAGTATTTAGGCGGAGATACTTCTCTCGCTTGTTCAGCTGAAATGTCTTCTAAAATAGATGAAGAAGTTCTTCAGATTATTAAAAAAGCACATCAAAGCGCAAAGGATATTCTTAATGAAAATATTAGTAAGCTTCATGAGTTATCTGAATTTTTATTAGAAAATGAAACTATTACAGGTGAGGAATTTATGGAAGTACTAGAATCGCCTGAAAAACAATTTAATAATTAA
- a CDS encoding MarR family transcriptional regulator: protein MDALEFKKQLIELTRDVSVSIGTTFLPIVSKYDLTLIQAQILREVNDNKNLSIGSLAKIMNIQSGNTSSMCKQLEKKGYLQRQRDKSDERVVKITLTDKGISTIDEINDIIKDKYSSILSDESSNDLHAIISGLQNLKDLLIRMNQI from the coding sequence GTGGATGCTTTAGAGTTTAAAAAGCAATTGATAGAATTAACGAGAGATGTGTCTGTAAGCATAGGTACTACCTTTCTTCCCATAGTTAGTAAATATGATTTAACTCTTATACAAGCTCAAATCCTTAGAGAAGTAAATGATAATAAAAATCTTAGCATTGGTAGTTTAGCGAAGATTATGAATATACAAAGTGGAAATACTTCATCTATGTGTAAACAATTGGAGAAAAAAGGATATTTACAAAGACAAAGAGATAAATCAGACGAAAGAGTTGTAAAAATAACACTTACTGATAAAGGAATATCTACTATTGATGAAATTAATGATATTATAAAAGACAAATATTCCTCTATATTATCTGATGAAAGCTCTAATGATCTTCATGCTATTATATCTGGTCTACAAAATTTAAAAGATTTGTTAATAAGAATGAATCAAATATAA
- a CDS encoding RNA polymerase sigma factor encodes MREIEKLYRLYKDDVYRYLLSLTHNPDLSEDLLSETFINAIKAIANFKGQSSIKTWLFSIARNLWLQNIRKEKSTAEYNDLLQLYVVNPMDERLITEEIAKRISNLLLEKDERTQRIVNMRLEGYSFIEIARELSISENSARVIDFRARKWIKSILVKEGLY; translated from the coding sequence ATGAGGGAAATAGAAAAATTATATAGGCTTTATAAAGATGATGTTTATAGATATTTGCTTTCTTTGACTCATAATCCTGACCTTTCAGAGGATTTACTGTCAGAAACTTTTATAAATGCAATCAAGGCTATAGCAAACTTTAAAGGACAATCTTCAATAAAAACATGGCTATTTTCCATAGCTAGAAATCTATGGCTGCAAAACATTAGAAAAGAAAAATCTACAGCTGAATATAATGATCTTTTACAACTATATGTAGTAAATCCTATGGATGAAAGGCTGATTACAGAAGAAATAGCAAAAAGAATAAGTAATCTATTATTAGAAAAAGATGAACGTACACAGCGAATAGTAAATATGAGATTAGAAGGTTATAGCTTTATAGAAATTGCAAGAGAATTAAGTATATCAGAAAACTCAGCAAGGGTTATTGATTTTAGAGCTAGAAAATGGATTAAGTCTATTTTAGTAAAGGAGGGACTATATTGA